The Paraburkholderia sp. ZP32-5 genome includes a window with the following:
- a CDS encoding c-type cytochrome yields the protein MNKFVGKYVVIAALSGLVGYAASAQAADVVGNAKAGQDKVAMCIGCHGIPEYRTAYPEVFRVPKLGGQNQAYLENALHAYKKGDRHFDTMRAIATSLSDQDIADIAAYYAAQTADSKNNPNK from the coding sequence ATGAATAAATTCGTCGGCAAATACGTCGTGATCGCAGCGCTGTCGGGGCTCGTGGGGTATGCGGCCAGTGCGCAGGCAGCGGATGTCGTAGGCAACGCGAAGGCGGGCCAGGACAAGGTCGCGATGTGTATCGGCTGTCATGGCATTCCCGAATATCGCACCGCTTACCCCGAGGTCTTCCGCGTTCCGAAGCTCGGCGGCCAGAACCAGGCGTACCTCGAAAACGCGCTGCACGCCTACAAGAAGGGCGACCGTCATTTCGACACCATGCGCGCGATCGCGACGTCGCTGTCGGACCAGGACATTGCCGACATCGCCGCGTACTACGCCGCGCAAACCGCCGATTCGAAAAACAATCCCAACAAGTGA
- a CDS encoding c-type cytochrome, protein MIKPQQALHTVFKAACASAALIGLVAANGAYAADAANGKVLVDNHNCAACHGAKLNNPVSPEYPKLAGQYSDYIYWALRQYQMGTGNPHFGRNNAIMQAQVQTLSPSDMKDIGAYVESLDGSLVQKK, encoded by the coding sequence ATGATTAAGCCCCAACAGGCACTCCACACGGTGTTCAAGGCTGCATGCGCGTCGGCGGCACTGATCGGTCTGGTTGCAGCGAACGGCGCCTATGCCGCCGACGCCGCCAACGGCAAGGTCCTCGTCGACAACCACAACTGCGCGGCCTGCCACGGCGCCAAGCTGAATAATCCGGTGAGCCCGGAATATCCGAAGCTCGCCGGTCAGTACTCGGACTATATTTACTGGGCGCTGCGTCAGTACCAGATGGGCACGGGTAATCCGCATTTCGGCCGCAATAACGCGATCATGCAGGCGCAGGTGCAAACGCTGTCGCCGAGCGACATGAAGGACATCGGCGCCTATGTCGAATCGCTGGACGGCTCGCTCGTGCAGAAGAAGTAA